The segment TAGGATTTGTGTTCTGGACAAAAACAGACTGTTCAGCCCTGTATGTAAATCCACCACGTGTCGAACTCCTTTCCTCAACTTGTTCTTTAAATTTCATCTGTCATCACCCAGCGATGTTAGAAACCATGTAATGTACCTTGAGGTTGTGATTTGTTCTCCCCGTCTCTCCTGCGTTGGCCTCTTGCTGAAGTTGGTGGCAGAAGTGAAGACGAGAACTCTTCCTGAAAGAAGAAACAACTCTGAGTGTGTCAGTATCAAATGCAGATCAACACATGAAGAAACCCACTCTAACTAATATAGATATTATACTTTATACCACAGTAAACCTTCCCTTGTCAGCACAGCTCTGATGAGAGAAGACGCTGACATGTCTTCACCTTGTCCTCGTCCTCCTGTGCATTTCCTTCCATCCTTGGACTTTCATCCTGggctgtttgtttctgcagagacATCTCgagctgctgctgagcagaaacacaacaaggcCGAGGTGTCACATCTTCTGCTTATTGCATTCAGAACCACATGTAGTTCCGATGATcattattactactattattattattattaggattATTATACATTACACAGAATAGGAAGCTTCGGAATTCAGTGTCTATAACTTTGGACGGTCCCCTTCGTAGACTAGAACACAGGTGCTGCTCATGTCAGTACCTGCTGATGAAgacttcttcctcttcctctcatctGTCCCAGACAAAGAAACTCTGTGTTAAAGTTGAAAAGAGCTGGTTTAGGGATTAAATCACATGTCAATCAGTCCACACATACCCAGTTAACTCACACAGCGCGGAAACAGCGCTAAATACAAGTTCTTTTAGTCACACGTCCAGCAACAACACCAACCGTTGTTTTAACGTGTGAGTTTAAAACCACGAAACAAACTAAATCCACTAAAAACACTCACAGCAGAGTTTTGGTGACTTTCGCGGCGccatatttatttctgtccacGCAACCACGTGACTTCTACGTGCATACGTAATTTTGGGCGTCATTCGTGCTGCCTTCGCGGACTGTCGTTTTTTCCCCCAGAAAACTGCCTTCGAATGGAGACGATAATGGGTCAGCATGGCCGCCATTTTGGTACAGGGGGACCCCCTCTCCTAATGCGTATCTGCGTTTGAAGGCAAATCGTCAGAACTCGATACTCATAACAAGTGTTTTCttagaaatacataaatataatgataatgataaatgCTGATTCTTTATATGGAACCAATTTTTGTAGACTGATTTATGACACTAATGTAgtacagaagaaagaaatagaattgaaacagaaacacttttttgatagcactttgctttgatgttcgtaaatgactaaatgtaaatgtaatgtaaataaagaaCCGAAGAATGGATTGCCCAGTggaattaaataaacaataatatcCATTATTTATGTGTCACTTAGAAATGTGTCACTCTACCCTTATTCCGtgtaataaataagaattattaGATGACCAAGTTCCTATTATTCTTTATCATTTCAGCTTCATTCCGGATGTGCATGAACATGGGAATCTGTCAGGGCTGGATCCAAACACGCGGAGCGATCGCCATGTGCTGCAGCACTGACCTCTGCAACTGAGCCTCTTCTGTCACATTTCTACTGTTTTCAAACCTGTTTgatttttctaaatgaaatCATAAAGATGAATAACGTTTGTTCACAGCTAAAACCACATTGCATTATTTGTTGCGAGTGCATTTTTTATGAAGTTAATTCATGGATTCATTGTGAAATGTGCATCATTGTGTTAGATCAGTGATAAAACTGGAGCATCGGAACCGTGTTGATCGACTCCATAGGGAACGAGTTCTTTAGTTGTAGTGAggtggctctgaaaagagcctttgtgcTGGATGGTGCGGAACAGACTCCTTAAGCCCTCTCTCCGCGGATGCGCCGGGCCAGCTGGATGTCTTTGGGCATGATGGTGACCCTCTTGGCGTGGATGGCGCACAGGTTGGTGTCCTCGAAGAGCCCCACCAGGTAAGCCTCGCTGGCCTCCTGCAGAGCCATGACGGCCGAGCTCTGGAAGCGCAGGTCGGTCTTGAAGTCCTGAGCGATCTCCCTGACCAGGCGCTGGAAGGGCAGCTTGCGGATCAGCAGCTCGGTGGATTTCTGGTAGCGACGGATCTCTCGGAGAGCCACGGTACCGGGCCTGTAACGGTGAGGCTTCTTGACTCCGCCGGTGGCCGGGGCGCTCTTACGGGCAGCCTTGGTGGCCAGCTGCTTCCTGGGAGCTTTGCCGCCGGTGGATTTACGGGCGGTCTGCTTGGTTCGGGCCATTTCTTCTACTAGTTTCCTAGAACAGGACAAATGTGAAGCAGAGAGCGGAGAGCCGCTGCTCTTAAACCGGGGGAGCAGCTGGGACACGGTGacgctgcagctcagctccGGCTCCTGATTGGTGAGCggctcctgctgcagctcagctccgGCTGGAGGAGCGAGTCCCGCCTGAATCTCCGCTGCTCATTGGAGGAAAGGCTTTTGAAAATGTCCGCCAACACCCGGAGCGGgccgccctctgctgctggttggtctGACGGGAACCGGGCCGCGCTCTGCGCCGACATATAACCGAGGGTTCGGACCCGGAAAGCCAAGTTTTCTCAGAGCATCGTCTGTAGAAAGAACAAGTCAACATGTCAGGCCGCGGAAAGACCGGTGGAAAAGCCAGAGCGAAGGCCAAGACCCGCTCGTCCAGAGCCGGACTCCAGTTCCCCGTGGGTCGTGTCCACAGGCTACTGCGTAAAGGCAACTACGCGGAGCGCGTCGGTGCCGGAGCTCCCGTGTACCTGGCGGCTGTCCTGGAGTATCTGACCGCTGAGATCCTGGAGCTGGCTGGAAACGCTGCCCGCGACAACAAGAAGACCAGGATCATCCCCCGTCACCTGCAGCTGGCTGTCCGCAACGACGAGGAGCTCAACAAGCTGCTGGGCGGAGTCACCATCGCTCAGGGCGGCGTGCTGCCCAACATCCAGGCGGTGCTGCTGCCCAAGAAGACCGAGAAACCCGCCGGCAAGGCCAAGTAAACCGGGACCGGCTCCGACCGCCAacacaaaggctcttttcagagccacacacaccCCTCAACTACAGAGCAAACATCCCTTCATATCACTCCCATGTTCTCATTCACTCATTATCCACAAGTCATGGTTGCGCCACAGGCACCGAATCTCTCCTCATCACAAGAGTCGGAGCCTGCTGGTGAACCGGTGTCTCTCACGGTCCACTGTGCTGGTTTACCCCCCAGTCCTCGGTAAGAGATTTGGTAGGAACGGCTCAAATTCAGTCATTTGTGACCCCCCCGGACCCTTTACACGGACACTGAGCCACGGACCAACAgttgttccttttgtttttatcccTTTCTTTATCAGACCACATGGAGATAAAAggacaaacatgcacagtacCTCAGGTAAAGTCTTCATCAACTGCTCCAAACtcaagcagaataaaaacaagtaaCAATGCTGTCaaataaagcataaataaataaataaataaagcacactGCTTCAAGTGCACTTAAATTcgcttctgtttcctctgcatCCACGCTGGTTCTGACCCAAAATGTCACAGTCTCTGCAGACTCGGACTCCACTCCTGTGAGACAGACATCAAAATATAACAAGACCAACAAAGATCCgttaatttattaattgttgATTCATAAAACACCGTTTCAGTCTCTTTATTTAGTTCTGGCACCACCCGAGCCTTTGTTACCGTCTCAATCGAATCAGTGCTCATTTTGAACAAGAACCTGATCTATTCTCGTTCAATTcaaatgatgtgtttaaaaaaaacaaacaaaaaaaaaaacatgtttccgCCCGGTTTCGAACCGGGGACCTTTCGCGTGTGAGGCGAACGTGATAACCACTACACTACGGAAACGGCTGCAGAGATATGGTTCAGGGACATCCTGTACAAATGCGTGTATATGATGTTAAatctgtatatacatatataatttgATAGATATTAATTCTGCtgttgcagtagccattacacagagcatacacactcacagaataagaaataaaaggtGCACACAGTTGTCAACtctgcagaacaaaacaggaaaactgtcaACTTTGCTGACATGAATGCACAATATCGAGAAAGAAGTGCctataaaacaaaatgaagtttGCTTGTAAAAAACTTGTTTAATAAGGTACAATTCTGTATCACGTTTGTCAgtattgtttatgtttattgaaatattcaaaattCTTCACAGGATTATACAAATATAGAACAACATCCACCCCTATGCAGTCTATGACATGTAGAATCCTGTAACcctacctttcagactatacaacacaactcattgtttAGATAACTACTGCAGTGtcctaataaataattaatgataaatagttaaatgtaaaaacgGATCAAACTTAGTAGTGacttatttctctttttgtacGGATTATAAAAACAGCTCCTCAACAAACTAAAGGTTTTCATCTGTGGAAAACCCGGTTTTGAAGCCGAGACCTTCTGTGTTATATTGTCAGTATTCATTCCTCCAAGTATTTCACTCGGTTCCGGATCATATCCGCAGTCcgttctgtaaaaaaaaaaaaatgtttccgCCCGGTTTCGAACCGGGGACCTTTCGCGTGTGAGGCGAACGTGATAACCACTACACTACGGAAACACGACGCGTTCAATGGTCTGTCAGGCCACTGCAGTTGATCCTTTTGTTAGGCCGAAACGTCTGattgaagaagctacttgatgagtaacgaaacgtttcaacctaacaaaacGTTTTTTTTTCAGTGGCCATGACTGCATGACGTGTATACAATCCTGTAATACCCTCTCTGACCACAACATGGGCCGCTACGGCACGGTGGCGCTGTTGGCTGTAGTTTGCGCTGCTCCTCTGGCGCATGCTCAGTTGCGCTTCAAAGTCAACCAATCGTGTGCGAGTAGCAGCACAGTCAGAATTAGCATAAAGCGCAAATAAAAGCAGCCCCAGCAGAGGCCCTCCGGTACCAGAACCACCATGCCTGATCCAGTGAAAGCACCGAAGAAGGGCTCCAAGAAAGCCGTCTCTAAGAGCGTCACCAAGAGCggcaagaagaagaggaggaccaGGAAGGAGAGCTACGCCATCTACGTGTACAAGGTCCTGAAGCAGGTCCACCCCGACACCGGCATCTCGTCCAAGGCCATGGGCATCATGAACTCGTTCGTCAGCGACATCTTCGAGCGGATCGCCGGGGAGGCCTCCCGCCTGGCGCACTACAACAAGCGCTCCACCATCACCTCCAGGGAGATCCAGACCGCGGTCCGCCTCCTGCTGCCCGGTGAGCTGGCCAAGCACGCCGTGTCCGAGGGAACCAAGGCCGTCACCAAGTACACCAGCTCCaagtaaactgctgctgcagctccgtcaacacaaaggctcttttcaggGCCGCTCACCGCGTCTGAGAGCAGCTGTTTCTTCACGGTGAAATATGTGGAACAAACCCAGAAAAGTCAGAAATAACGAGACAAACGAAAATACTGAATTATGATAACTGGACCGGAACAGGTGCAGAAAATGAGAATACAGAACAAAGTACTGGGTTCTCATGAAACCTGAGAGCGAAACAACACATCATTAAAGTTCAATAGTTTCCAGTTTATTCTAGAAATTATATTATGAGCATCATCTGCTCATAAACATCTACCGGACACTGACCGTGTTCACAGACATATCGTGGTTGAGTTTAATGCTGATGAATATCAGTGATGTGAAGTGGCCAACTAATCAGCAGTAGAACTGTGCAGGGGTCCGTGGAAGTGGTTTCTGTTTgctcttttcctctgtcagtgtttgttcattttcatttttgaacTTTAAATAATTGgctctgtgttattttagttGGGTATGAATAGCATACAACATTAGTAAAAACACTATATATAGCTACACTAACAGCAGAAAGTAGTTTAAAGTTTGGACAATAAAcgtgaaataaaatacaacactaTGTACAAGTTatgagttttgcatgaattggtcataaaatgtgctccgatcttcatctaactcacaacaatagaaaaacacagtctgctgaaaataacagtacacaaacattatatgttttgatgtttttattgaacacaacatgtaaatattcccagtgcagggtggaaaaagtatgtgaacccctagcctaatgacttaTCCAtgagctaattggagccaggaatgaaccaaccttgagtccaatcagtgtgatgatattggatgtgttgctgaaagctgtactgccctttaaaacacaaaccagttttggatttactggtttcaagaagcactgcctgatgtgaaccatgcctcgtGGAAAAGAGCTCGCAGATAAACCTAGGttcaagaattgttgacttgcatgaagctggaaagggttacaaaagtatctccaaaagccgaaaggaaaacattaaacaagaatggagtacatgggaggacaccacagaggaagccattgctgtccaaaaacaaaattgcagcacgtttgaagtttgcaaaagagcacctggatgttccacagcactactggcaaaatattctgtggacagatgaaaccaaaattgaggTGTTtggaaaaaatacacaacaggagtgtggagaaaaaaaggcacagcacaccaacatcaaaacctcacccccactgtaaaacatggtggagggagcatcatggtttggggctgctttgctgcctcagggcctggacgattgatttgttttactgGGCTGTAACAATTAAACactattttcctgttttcattccACATCATGTGGATAGATTGATCTGTGTGGatatttatttagataaattgtgtttttgggTTTTTCAGAGCCACACAGCTTCTCTAGAGACTCTTCCTGTTGTTATTCTAAATTTAACATCATGTTAATAAAGCATAAATTAATGTGTAAAACGGGACAAACATTCTACTCAAGTTTATGTTGTAGTGTAGCCTCAGTATCAAGAATTAGAAAATACATTCTGTATATTAGTCTGAGGTCTTATTCTCTGTTGTACCACTAAATGTAGGTAAGATAACCAAAGTtgtaaagaagaaataaatagaacACGGAACATAATGTCCATGTCTGTCTCACAGGAGTGGAGTCCGAGTCTGCAGAGACTGTGACATTTTGGGTCAGAACCAGCGTGGatgcagaggaaacagaagcgAATTTAAGTGCACTTGAAGCAGTGtgctttatttatgtatatttatttatttatgctttatttGACAGCATTGttacttgtttttattctgcttgaGTTTGGAGCAGTTGATGAAGACTTTACCTGAGgtactgtgcatgtttgtccTTTTATCTCCATGTGGTCTGATAAAGAAAgggataaaaacaaaaggaacaacTGTTGGTCCGTGGCTCAGTGTCCGTGTAAAGGGTCCGGGGGGGTCACAAATGACTGAATTTGAGCCGTTCCTACCAAATCTCTTACCGAGGACTGGGGGGTAAACCAGCACAGTGGACCGTGAGAGACACCGGTTCACCAGCAGGCTCCGACTCTTGTGATGAGGAGAGATTCGGTGCCTGTGGCGCAACCATGACTTGTGGATAATGAGTGAATGAGAACATGGGAGTGATATGAAGGGATGTTTGCTCTGTAGTTGAggtgtgtgtggctctgaaaagagcctttgtgtTGGCGGTCGGAGCCGGTCCCGGTTTACTTGGCCTTGCCGGCGGGTTTCTCGGTCTTCTTGGGCAGCAGCACCGCCTGGATGTTGGGCAGCACGCCGCCCTGAGCGATGGTGACTCCGCCCAGCAGCTTGTTGAGCTCCTCGTCGTTGCGGACAGCCAGCTGCAGGTGACGGGGGATGATCCTGGTCTTCTTGTTGTCGCGGGCAGCGTTTCCAGCCAGCTCCAGGATCTCAGCGGTCAGATACTCCAGGACAGCCGCCAGGTACACGGGAGCTCCGGCACCGAGGCGCTCCGCGTAGTTGCCTTTACGCAGTAGCCTGTGGACACGACCCACGGGGAACTGGAGTCCGGCTCTGGACGAGCGGGTCTTGGCCTTCGCTCTGGCTTTTCCACCGGTCTTTCCGCGGCCTGACATGTTGACTTGTTCTTTCTACAGACGATGCTCTGAGAAAACTTGGCTTTCCGGGTCCGAACCCTCGGTTATATGTCGGCGCAGAGCGCGGCCCGGTTCCCGTCagaccaaccagcagcagagggcggcCCGCTCCGGGTGTTGGCGGACATTTTCAAAAGCCTTTCCTCCAATGAGCAGCGGAGATTCAGGCGGGACTCGCTCCTCCAGCcggagctgagctgcagcaggagccGCTCACCAATCAGGAGCCggagctgagctgcagcgtCACCGTGTCCCAGCTGCTCCCCCGGTTTAAGAGCAGCGGCTCTCCGCTCTCTGCTTCACATTTGTCCTGTTCTAGGAAACTAGTAGAAGAAATGGCCCGAACCAAGCAGACCGCCCGTAAATCCACCGGCGGCAAAGCTCCCAGGAAGCAGCTGGCCACCAAGGCTGCCCGTAAGAGCGCCCCGGCCACCGGCGGAGTCAAGAAGCCTCACCGTTACAGGCCCGGTACCGTGGCTCTCCGAGAGATCCGTCGCTACCAGAAATCCACCGAGCTGCTGATCCGCAAGCTGCCCTTCCAGCGCCTGGTCAGGGAGATCGCTCAGGACTTCAAGACCGACCTGCGCTTCCAGAGCTCGGCCGTCATGGCTCTGCAGGAGGCCAGCGAGGCTTACCTGGTGGGGCTCTTCGAGGACACCAACCTTTGCGCCATCCACGCCAAGAGGGTCACCATCATGCCCAAAGACATCCAGCTGGCCCGGCGCATCCGCGGAGAGAGGGCTTAAGGAGTCTGTTCCGCACCATCCAgcacaaaggctcttttcagagccaccTCACTACAACTAAAGAACTCGTTCCCTATGGAGTCGATCAACACGGTTCCGATGCTCCAGTTTTATCACTGATCTAACACAATGATGCACATTTCACAGTGAATCCATGAATTAACTTCATAAAAAATGCACTCGCAACAAATAATGCACTGTGGTTTTAGCTGTGAACACATGTTATTCATCTTTATGatttcatttagaaaaatcAAACTGGTTTGAAAACAGTAGAAATGTGACAGAAGAGGCTCAGTTGCAGAGGTCAGTGCTGCAGCACATGGCGATCGCTCCGCGTGTTTGGATCCAGCCCTGACAGATTCCCATGTTCATGCACATCCGGAATGAAGCTGAAATGATAAAGAATAATAGGGACCTGGTCATCtaataattcttatttattacaCGGAATAAGGGTAGAGTGACACATTTCTTGCTGTTATCGTCTTCATACTGACCAACAGAGACAACATAACCGGTTCTGTTCAAAATATGTTCCAATCATTTGAAACTATGTCGTAATAGAAGATTGCagcttgaaaaacaaacatttgaaccTTTTTTAGGTAGCAGCAGGGCACGCTGTTTGGATTCAAATAATTcaaagatgcttttttttttttaacaatatgtACAGGACAAGAATCTGTCTGTACTGGATAGCATTTAAACGTCATTCTGTTTCTTGAAATAATAATCCTAAAAATATTAGAGTAATGAAAACTAGTAACAGCAGATACTATAACCTTCATCTGTATGAACGTACAACCAATGTTCTGTAGGATCACTGCACCACAGGCGTCTTGTGTCGCGCCACAGAACTGGACGCTGGTGCCGGTGCAGAGTCCGTCCTCATACGACATACAGTAGTTACACTTCAGGGCCTCACCTGAAAACAAGAGCAGGGTTTTGTTGAATCAACCATTCATTAAACCATCCATCATGCCAACAGTTTAAAGGAGTCtctcccagctgtcactgggcaagaggcCGGGTACACCTGGACAGATGAGGTGAGGTGGCAGTGCcaaccactacaccactgacATTAAACCCTCACCAGGATTTTAGCACTACATACTCAGTGGTAGTAAATAGTATTAGTGGTAATCTAATACTATTAATATGCACGACGCCTGGTGGtcccagcaccacacagtcgacaccaaggaaaacacttcagctcagtgatcccacgatggtggaataaactgcagaactctgcacgctcagccacctcactttaatatttaaaaaactgctgaaaacagaactcttccacatcttcctttgcacttaaaaaaaaactacttttctgctctcttgtactTACATCTCTTGTAACAGAAACTCTTCTTTAACCGCACTTTGCTTTGatctttttctccttgacttagattttttgccttgtctgctaaatgactaaatgtaaatgtaatctgGCTGTCAACctaagtaacctggttactcAGAGAATGCAGGTTATGTGGTTTTTGGTGAAATATGAGATTTTCTGTTATTGCTTTAATCATTTGTCAAATGGAAGGGACAGACAGAGCTGCTAACCTAGTTATTGTAAATCTGTGTAGATCCATAACCAGGTTTCTCTTCTGTCCTCCTCTTTGAGAACATTCAAATGTGCACGATGATCCTTCTGAAAACCTACCAACTCAGGAGGAACGGGgatttttaaaatcagttttagtTTAGAGGTGAATTTATAACAGAAAGCCTGCAGCGCAAATAGGATGTTGTAGGTTGTAGAGTTTGGAAGATTAAATAGTTCACTTAATCAGAATCattgcaaatgtaaaatcttttcACTTATTCTAGTTATTATAGTTTCTTAGAGCAGTACTAAGACACTATTCTAATTTGGTTAAGCCTCTGATCAGCTCCAGTATTAATATTAGCGCCCCTATTACAAGATTTGGTCCCTCTCTAACAAGGCATCTCTCTTAAATGACttcttttcttaaatgaaacctggctgaggATAGGTGAGTGTATCCAGTTGCAAGAGCTCTGCCCcctaatattatttatttattattatttattatttactccCCTAGATTAAGTGATCTGGGTGGAGGTGTTGCTGTGGTGTCCCACAAGGTTCAGagctggggccaatcttgttctgTTCATAcatgctccctttgggacatattattcgtaAACAAGATGtctcttttcattgctatgctgatgacactcagctgtactttcCCTTTGAGATCTCTGACCATGgaggactgagttccttacatcagtgtataaatgagataaaaagctggatggctcaaaattttctgcagctgaattctgacaaaacagaaatagttgttatcagtccacaacattcagtcaaacacattttgccctgcacagattctctcttagataattctaagcccactgcaaaaagtcttgtcttggtgtttggtttgatagtaaactaaactttgagcatcatgtcactaagcttgttcaggcatgtttttatcacctcagaaatatctccaaaatacgttaaattctatcatttcatgaTACGGACAgatcttacatgcatttatttcttcatgccttgactattgcaacagtctgttcacctgtctcagccacaAATCTATGATCTCTTAactagaaaagaaaatatgaacacatcactcctgtcttagCTGCCcgtatgttttaggattgattttagGGTTTTATGAATAAccctgcatggcctttcccccagctataaATCCCAGTTGTTTAAGTCTTATTAACCTGCgcgtagcctgagatcctctggtagacattttctgtgtgtccctgatgtcagaatgaaaactagaggtgacagagccttttcagttagagcccctaaactctggaacaacttacctgaggaaataagatcagctgac is part of the Anabas testudineus chromosome 14, fAnaTes1.2, whole genome shotgun sequence genome and harbors:
- the LOC113169882 gene encoding histone H3 is translated as MARTKQTARKSTGGKAPRKQLATKAARKSAPATGGVKKPHRYRPGTVALREIRRYQKSTELLIRKLPFQRLVREIAQDFKTDLRFQSSAVMALQEASEAYLVGLFEDTNLCAIHAKRVTIMPKDIQLARRIRGERA
- the LOC113169884 gene encoding histone H2A-like, whose amino-acid sequence is MSGRGKTGGKARAKAKTRSSRAGLQFPVGRVHRLLRKGNYAERVGAGAPVYLAAVLEYLTAEILELAGNAARDNKKTRIIPRHLQLAVRNDEELNKLLGGVTIAQGGVLPNIQAVLLPKKTEKPAGKAK
- the LOC113169885 gene encoding histone H2B 1/2-like; the encoded protein is MPDPVKAPKKGSKKAVSKSVTKSGKKKRRTRKESYAIYVYKVLKQVHPDTGISSKAMGIMNSFVSDIFERIAGEASRLAHYNKRSTITSREIQTAVRLLLPGELAKHAVSEGTKAVTKYTSSK
- the LOC113169886 gene encoding histone H2A-like, encoding MSGRGKTGGKARAKAKTRSSRAGLQFPVGRVHRLLRKGNYAERLGAGAPVYLAAVLEYLTAEILELAGNAARDNKKTRIIPRHLQLAVRNDEELNKLLGGVTIAQGGVLPNIQAVLLPKKTEKPAGKAK
- the LOC113169883 gene encoding histone H3, which encodes MARTKQTARKSTGGKAPRKQLATKAARKSAPATGGVKKPHRYRPGTVALREIRRYQKSTELLIRKLPFQRLVREIAQDFKTDLRFQSSAVMALQEASEAYLVGLFEDTNLCAIHAKRVTIMPKDIQLARRIRGERA